In Setaria viridis chromosome 5, Setaria_viridis_v4.0, whole genome shotgun sequence, the genomic stretch GGTTCGCGGCCATGCTCGGGGCGGGCGTCCCCGCGGACAACTTTGTCGTGCCCACCGTGCTCAAGGCGTGCGCGGGGCTCGGTCTGTTCCGCGCCGGGAGGGCGGTGCACGGGTACGCGTGGAAGGCCGGGATCGCGGAATGCGTGTACGTGATGAGCAGCCTCGTGGACTTCTACGGGAAGTGCGGGCAGGTGGAGGACGCGAGAGGGGTGTTCGACGCAATGCCGGAGAGGACCGTGGTGAGCTGGAACTCGATGCTCATGGCGTACATACACAATAGCAGGATTGACGAGGCCGTGGAGCTGTTCTACGAGATGAGGGTCGAGGGTGTGCTGCCGACGAGGGTCAGTGTCGTGAGCTTGCTGTCCGCGTCGGCGGAACTTGAGGCTGTTGATGAGGGCAGGCAGGGCCATGCTGTGGCCGTATCGAGTGGGTTAGAGATTGATGTGATTCTGGGTAGCTCAATGATCAACTTCTACTGTAAAGTTGGGTTGGTGGAGGCTGCAGAGGCAGTGTTTGAACAGATGGAAGAGAGAGATATTGTCACTTGGAATTTGATGATTGCTGGGTATTTTCAGGATGGGCAGGTTGACAAGGCTTTTGACGCTTGTCGAAGAATGCTGGAGACTAACCTCAAGTTTGATTGCGTGACATTGGCGTCCATTATCATGGCTTGTGTAAAGTCTTGCAGTATGATGGTCGGTACAGCTGCTCATGGTTATGCAGTCAGAAATGACCTTGATTCAGATAGGGCAGTTGCTTGTGGCTTGATAGACTTGTACGCGAGTACTGGGAGGATTGAACATGCACGTCGAGTGTTCAATGCCATGAGTCAGAGAGACCTTGTCTTGTGGAAAGTGATGATTTCCACTTATGCAGATCGTGGCATGAGCTCTGAGGCTCTGAAGCTTTTAGATCATATGCAGCTCGAAGGCATGTCCCCAACTGCAGCATGTTGGGATTCAGTAATTTCAGCTTTTTTACGAAATGGCCAGTTCGAAGACGCTCTAGAAGTATTCAAACAGATGCTTCTGACTAGAACACGCCCCAATCTGCGCACCTGGAGCCTGTTAATAAGCGGCTTATCCAAAACTGGCATGCATCAGGAGGTAACAAATCTATACTGCAAGATGCAGGAGGTAGAGTCAGCACCCAGTCCAACAGTCTATTCAGCAGTGATCCTTGCTGTTAAAACTGCAGTTTCTGTACATTGTGGAAAGGCAATTCACGCATGCGTTGTCAAAAAGGGCCTGTTGTTGTCCAAATCAGTGATACAATCACTTCTCAACATGTATAGCAGTTTCGACGACAGAGGCACGATGGACAGTTTACTAAGGTTGCTTGCTGAATGCAGTAAATAACAGAAAATAGTCTCAATAATATGGAATATACAGCTGTTAAAATACATTGttataaattttttttgaaaaggctACATGGTTATATAGCACTGCACATACTGAAATCACTCATTTTCGGTATTGGTGTGGTTGCGAAGTAAATATCCACTGTTGCGCTTACACATGCAGGTTTATGTGCAGTAAAATAACTAACATGCTTATGTTGACATCTCTGATATGTATGCCAGTATGGGGCCTACATCCGAATTGTGAGGAATTTTATTGAGGTCAGAAGGTTCCAATCAGAAAACGAGCACCTTGTAGAGCCCGGACCAACAAGAAAACAGTGCTGCTGTTTGTGTTGGCACAGAGCTCGATCTGCAGCCTTGCAGGTACAAATGTTTGGCCATTTGAATTATTTGCAAAAAGAAAGTGTACTGTGACTACGGATAAATGTTGGGAGAATGGGAGATGTTGATGTGCTTATGTCTGCCACTTTGCTAAATGTTTTATCAGAATGTGCACTCTATACTGGGCCTTTTGTGGAATCGTCGGAGGACGCTATGGGCAAATTACTGTTGTAGTCCTGGTTACAGTTCAGACAATAGAATAACAGTATACTCCATACTGTAAAGTGTAATTAGCGCATTGTACATATGTTCCATTCTTAGAGGATGTTATAATGGCTCTGTTTATTTGTCATCACAAGATAAAGGGTTCTCTAACTTATGGTTACTTTTTACTGCATGACTTTCTGCTTTTTCCGATCTTCAGCTCTTTTAATTCTCCTGTGATAAGCATCAAACTTTACATCGTTGGCTGTAATTTCTTGCCTGTTCAGTTTTGCAGGATCTGAAAGAAGAAGCATTCCAACTATAATAAATATTACTGTTGTATAAAAAAATCCCTCGATGGCTCGGCCGGTGGGGGAATGACTGGTTTGTTGACATATCTGATTCTGACATGGAATGGAGTCTGAATCTGATTTGAGTGGCATTTTCATGAGGTCAGAAGGTTCCAATCAGAAAACAAGCGCCATCAAGAGAAAGGCGTGAAAACAGTGATGCTGTCTGTGCTGGCACAGAGCTCCCTCTGGAGCTTGCAGCTACAGATGTTTGAATTATTTGTAGGAAAGGCGTAGATCATGCTGACTGTTGTGAAATGTGCTGCACTTGTGATGGCTGCCCAGCTTGCTCAATTTGGGATCAGCCTGTGCGCCCCGTGCTGGTCCCTTTTGGGAATTTCAGAAGACAAGGTTGGTACAGATACTAATATGTGCCAATCACCGTAATAGTCCTTGTTACAGTTCCGACAATAGATTATGGGTACACCCACACTGTGAACTGTAATTGTTTCCTTGCACATAGTATCCGTTTGATAAAGAAGTCGAACTGTCCGTCAGATGATAAAGAGTGCTCTGGTGTTACGGTTACCTTTACTGTGTGCCAATCGATTCTCCAAATCTGCAACTTTTTCCGTTCTCATGTGACCGGCATCAATCTCCTTTAGCAAAAGGTTTTCAGCGAGCTCCAACATTTTAACCGGCAGTTCCACATAATGCACACCCTGATCTCCAGTGGTTCTCCACCAAGTAACAGGTCTGCAACTCATTGGCTTGGGTTAATCTGGCATTAGTAACTTTGCATGCGTTCCAGGCTTTGAGCTTTATTCGGCACGCTCGTTGCTCCCGGCAAGCTGGCTgggtcgccgctgccgcctgtcGACGCGCGCGGCCCATGGCGAAAGGCCGAAGGCGCCGGGCGGGACGACGCGGGCCAGGTTTTAGCACGGCGCCACGTGGGGAGTGGGCGCCTCGCTCAGCTCGCTCTCCCCAGTGCGGAGGCACGACGGACGATGGCGGGGAGCCCAGGCGCAGCTGGCAGCCCCACCATGTGTCTCCGGTGAAAAGGAACAGCCCCAGGTTCCCGTTCCATCAAcgcgtcctcctcctgctgctgctacaACCAGCCAACCTatggggctgtttggatacgaggtgctaaactttaacagtgtcacatcggatgttcggatgctaattaggaggactaaacatgagctaattataaaactaattgcagaaccttgtgctaattcgcgagacgaatctattaagcctaattaatccatcattagcaaatggttactgtagcaccacattgtcaaatcatggactaattaggcttaatagattcgtctcgtgaattatactccatctgtgcaattagttttgtaattagcttatgtttagtactcctaattagcatccaaacatccgatgtgacaggtgttaaactttaacaggtgtttcccaaacaccccctatgtGTGATCAGAGGACCGCCTGCTCTGCTCCTGCTGCCCCCCGCTTGGTTTGATGCGATTTTGTTCTGTCCTGCTGGGGAGACTTCGGGAGGAATGTAGCTGCCGGAGTAGATCAGATCTTGATCTTGATGCCATGATTAGCCCGGTGACCAGCGGCGGACCCAGGCCTACATGGGGCCATGGGGGGGAGCCCCATGAGGCCAGGACAATCGCGCTTTCCTGATCGAAATGGCATCATCAAGGCCGGTAAACGCGTCGTTCTTGAGGCGTCCTATCCATGGGTCTATCCCCACTCCCTACAAGAGCGCAGTAAGCCCCTGGCGCATGGCAGCATCAACTGGCAAACTGGCTTGTTTTGTAGCTGACCAGTGCTTGCAAGTCACGAGTGTCTTTTGTCAAGGGGCACCCAGAGGTAACGGTGCAGGACGAGCCAAAGGCCCGGTCAGACAGCCTAGCGCGCCGGCCCCGACGCGCCTTGTCGGATTTGAGCAAGTGCCCGCCCCGAGTGGCCGTGTCAGGACATGGACGAGCTCTCCGCCGGCTTGATCTGTCCGCGGGTCGATCCCCTAGTTGACCGCCGATTCATGAGTCGTGATCGTGCCCTGCTCGGTAGGATCACGCTGAGATTTCACCACGTGCTGTCATGTCAGGCTCATCAGGTATCAGATCAACAGGTAACAAGTCGTTGTGTGTTTGTGTGGGTAACGTATCGCACTTCACTCGGGAGCTCACATGACACAGCCACGGGAATGCGCGTTTCTGTATGACCCGACACCGGTCCGTGTGTTGTGCTGCCACGGAATTGGAACAAGAAAATCTTATCCGCAACACTTGGGGGCATTACTGAATCCGCCGAATAGTCTGTCTCCGAGAAATCATGTGAAGGCAGTGTAGCGTCACTGCTCCTCTGCTCCACCCATGAGTAAAAGGGGCAACGCATTTCGTAGGCTTGAGTGACAGACAAGCGAACGGCAACAAGATGCTGGTGGAGCAACGAGCAAGCCACAGAGGCTGCCAATGATATTTAGGCTTGGCATCCCGTTGCACTTGGTTCAGCTTCAGCACGACAAACAGAAGTGTCGAACAAGCATCACGAAGGGGACAAAAGAAGCTCAAGAaacttacatttttttttacttgcatgAATGAAGCctgagagggagaggaagagagaggggagTAAGAAAAATACAATTTGATCCAACAAAACAATGCCCTGGGTAAGCacaaaaagaagagagagagagagagagagagagagagagagagagagagagaaagaacaGAACACCACTGTTCACTGACATACAGGCACCAAAGAAGAACCTATGCAATTTAATCTCGCGAGAAGAAACCCTTTTACCCTCCTCTAAAGGGCGCTCACGGCgtcggtgcggccggcggcgttccCCCCGACCGCGaccgctcctcctccgacgTGCCCCGCACGCCCTCGCTCTCCTCCGTCGTCGTCCgcccgccgtgcccgccgccgaTCTCCTCGATCATCCGGACCACGTCGGGGGCGTCCGGCCGCGCGTCAGGGACCGTGGCCACGCACGCCATGGCCACCTGAAGCagcgccaccatctcctcctcgGCGCTGGCGCCCAGACGCACCAGCTCCACGTCGAACACCTCGGCCGTCCACTCCTCCCGCACCACGGACTGCACCCACCGCGGCAGGTCCAGCGTGCCGTCGCCCTCCAGGGACGCGTGCGCCGGGGACTTGCCCGTCAGGAGCTCCAGGAGCAGCACGCCCAACGAGTACACGTCCGACTTGAACGTGAGCCGCCGCGAATCCACCACCTCAGGCGCCCGATACCCGCCAGCCCGCGTCGACGACGGCGCGAAGATCTGGTGGAGGCTGAAGTCGgagagcgccgccgcgtccgggtCAGGGCGGAGGAGCACGTTGGAGGCCTTGACGTTGCCGTGCACGAGGTTGTGCGCGGTGTGCAGGTGCGCCAGCCCGCGAGCGGCGGACAGCGCAGAACGCATCCGCGCCTCCCAGTCCAGCGGCGTCCGCCCCGAGCCCCggctccctgcacgtgtggaggCACAAACTCCCGTGAGAATGCTGAAGGACAACAGTGCATCTGCCTACTCCCGTGAGTATAATTTCTTGTAAAGAAACATGTTCAGAAAGATTAGTAAACATGAAACCCTCCAATTGCTGATTGAGCAACGCGAACTACAATTTTTGTGGTGCAGACATCAACAGAAAGTTCACGCTCACCAAGTCATATGACGGGCACTAAAAATCATGTCAGAGAGTGATAAAGAAAATGCGAGTGGTGCTCGATTTGTTTACTCAGCCGGTGAGTAAACAATCACGTTGAACCGGTCTGAAAACCACAGGGGTTCGTCACTGTCAGGGAATCAGTGACGGTCACGCAAGTGTTGTTAAACAAACGCAGCCCTAACAGGAATGCAGAGAACGCGGACTGTTGCAGCCAGCATGCAGCGTAAGGACTAAAGAGGACAAGACATCAGCCATCGGCAATTGGTCAATGACAGTTGGACATCAACAAGAAGCACACAATATAGATGAGTCATGGCTGCAGTAGGTTGATTAGGTCTACTGAGAGACGAAATTAAGAACAGACTAAATGCTCTAAATTAGATTATTGGCATCATAAAAATTGAATGCAGTCACTAATAAGCAGCTAATTTGGCTACTAATAAGCACATCTGGTCGATATGACTGGTAGGACGTGACAGATGAGCGAGAACACCGAACTAGTAGGTTGCATAATTGCACGGCCAGAAATAAAACAATGGCGCTGCGAACTGTATTTTTTACTTGAAGAATCGAGGAAATTCAATTCAGAATCTATGAGCTTGTGACCTAATGTAGGGACAGTAGACCACACCGTGGTTGCACACAAAGTGAGCTGATCAGCTAGCCAGCGTTGCTGATATGCCACTGTCGAGTACAAATGCAGGTTTGTGATTTTTTGGCAAGTAGTGAAGAGCATTGACCGGCAGTGGGCCCACACGGCAGAGGCGGTACTGTGTTAGTTGCTAAGGCTGCTATAAACTGCAGTGGCAGATGCATACGACGATTGCAGCAGCATCGTGCATTGACTAGGCCGTAGTTGTGGTACCACTGTACAGTCTGTACTGCTATGCAGGCATATCTACAGCTCTATTGTTGTGGCCACCAAAAAAACTACTAGTACAAGAAATAATTCAAAATGGCCACTTGCCAGACTAGGGTCCCAGCTCAGTCACCAACTATACGCATTTCTATCAACTGAGACTTCAGACTGGTAACATGGAGAAATCAAATATACTCCCGGGGTATTTGGCTGctttcaagaagaagaaaccgATTCATTCATCACGGCGCCAACGCGTCATCCATCATCCTGGCCCATTTCTTCCGCGATGGGTAACCGGCACCAACCAAAGTCAGCTCTTCAATCCTCGTCGAGTGGGTGGGTCGAAAGCCTTGGGGCAATTTAAGGCAGGGGCGAGAGCCGAGAGGTGATTCGGGCGAGAAACAAGTTCAGGGGCGGCGTCAATGCCCTCCCCGTTCCAGTGGCTACGGGCCCGGTCGCGTTGCATGGACAGCGGGGCAGAGCCCTCTTCAGGGCGGCAGCCACCGCTGGGGAAGGATTTGGACCGTGGGCACGCAGGTGAACAAGGAGCGAGCCAGGCCATGCGTTGCCGTCCGTCGCCACGTCCCAGGACGGCAGGACTAGGAGAGGCCGAGAGGGTAGTAGAACTCGCCGACTCGCCAGCACGTAGCGAGCTGCAAACGCGGCCAGGCCCCACGACGACAACTCACGCTGCATTACTCTACTACTGTCTATTGTCCCCACTCCGTCTTATGAGCATATCCTAGTGCCAAAGTGCTATGCGTACAGGGAATTTCTGTGCTAACGGGCCACACCCATCCCGCTGGCGGTTTTGATGATCATGCATTTCTATGGTGTACCATCAAGCCGAGCCACATCGAGAACAATAAAAGTTGAGCACCGGACCATTTGCCGATCGATCGGTCGGTCGGTCCCCAGAGGCCAGAGCATATCTCCCAACATTTTTCTACTGTTCTAAACATGCTGCGGTATCAAATGAGCAGCACGGGGCTCAGCTCAGAGATACGGGCGCCAGACCGGAGGGCGTACCAAATACGACGGCCCGATCCTCATGCGCCAATAACTGCGGCACGCGGAGCCCCGCCGTGCGCCGTCCCCTGCCGCGCCATTGCGACCGAGGGCCGTAGCGTCGCTGCTCGCTCGGGGCAATGCGACGGCTACAAACAAATGAGCGAACAATCCTCGCGCATGACCGTCCACGAGGGGGCCGAGGCCGGCAGTGGCgtggcggggcggggcggggcaggGCAGGACCATCGGGTGGCTGTGGCTTTACAGCCAGGACGGACACCCCGGCCTCACGCTGGCCCACACTCCCGCGCACGCCGCCCGCACTGCCTCGTCGggcatctctctctctcgcagAAAAGCGCGGAGAAAAGAAAGCGAGGGGAAGAAAAGCGCGCGAGAACTACCACCACCATCCTCGACGCCCACATGCTGGTGGATTCTCTTCTCTTGGCTCGCCAGTCACCACTGTCCACTGACCACCGGAGAAAATACTAATGGAAAGGAAAAGTTAAGAACAGAATTCCCCAATCCCCAGCCCCGTTCGTTGGCGTTGGCGAGTCAGCGGCGCCTACCAACCAACCTGCGATCGGCCGGCCATCAATGCCGGAATTctcgcggccgcgcgcgccgtcgcGGCCGATGCGACGGACGCCGTACTCACGAGTGTGACGACGCGGGTTGCCAGATCGTACTCTATCTGACGTTGCCCGAATTAATTTGAAGGGGACGTTTCTGAACGGTGAATTTTCTCGCTCAATTCTGCACGGAATTTGTTGGTAAATGCTGCATTCCCCCAACGCgcgaatggatggatggatggtgcCTAGTACTCCGAGAAGACGACTTGGAAGAGCCAGGTCTCCGGATCCTACCCTGGCCGTACTCCCAGGTCGGTCGGCAAACGAAATCCCAGCCGCGCGAAGCAAAAATCAAGCAAAGGCAAGTTGCAGGCAATGCGGCAGCGACGCCGCGACCGCGTCAAGtttcctcggcgacggcgacgcggtaCGATGCTGCAATGCGAGTGTGCGAGGAAAGGGGGATTTGATGCAACGAGGAAGGAAGAGCACTGACCGTGGAGCATGGCGGAGAGGCTGCCGTTGGGGAGGTAGTCGTAGACGAGGAGCTTCTCGTCCTTGGAGAAGTAGTAGGCGCGCACGGGGAGCACGTTGCGGTGCTCCACCCTGCCGAGCGCCTCCATGTGCGCGTCGAACtcgcgccgcgccaccgccacgtCCTTGAGCCGCTTCACCACCACCGTCGTGCCTTCCTCCAGCACCGCCTTGTACGACGTGCCCACGCTGCCCTTGCCCAGCACCTCCGCCGACGCGCGCAGCAGGTCCTCCAGGTCGAAGCTGTACCCGGCGCCCTTGCCCACGAACACCAGCCGGCTCTGCtcccccgcggcgccgcccgcagccgccgcggcgacggccgcTGCCGACCCGGACGCGCCGCCCCCGAGGTCCTCCTTGGACGAGGACGTcatgccgccgccctcgccggacGCCGGCGGGGCCTGCCCTCTccccgcggtcgccgccgccgccgcggcggatgTCGCGGCCTTGGGCCCCTCGCGGGCGCCGTCCCTCCGCCGGCGGGACACCGCGCAGAGCACGATGACGATGAGGAGCAGGAGCCCCACCACCACGGCGCCCACGACGATGCCCGCGATTGCCGCGCCGGAGAGCTTGCGCTTCTTGGAGGAGCCCGGCATGGGGCTACCACCGTCCGGGCTCAtcccgggcgccggcgccggtgggaAGAACGGGCTCTTGCAGGGTGGGAGCGGGTCGCCGCATAGCAGGAGGTTGCCGGAGAAGTATTCCGGCGGAAACCGCGATAGCGATTTCGGGATTGAGCCGTTGAGGTTGTTGTCGGAGACGTTGAAGACGTCGAGCCTCGGGATGCTGATGCTGGGGATGCTCCCGGTGAGGTTGTTGCCGTCGAGCCTGAGCACGCGCAGCGCGGTGAGGTTGTTGAGCGCGAAGGGGATGGGGCCCGAGAGGTCGTTGTGCGCGAGCACGAGGCGCTCGAGTCCCCCGAGCCTGGCGATCCCCGTCGGGATGGCGCCGGAGAGCCGGTT encodes the following:
- the LOC117859310 gene encoding pentatricopeptide repeat-containing protein At5g55740, chloroplastic; translated protein: MASLPLPIPAITSPHASKPHDAPVPAPRPAASSVHAALASLSQHAHAHDDALHDAFALVARAEGQPSPAAAVSVGPEVYASLLQCCVAAGSLRAGRQVHAALVKRGPYYCRNAYVGTKLAVFYARCGALADAERAFEALPERDRNAFAWAAVIGLWSRAGLHARALDGFAAMLGAGVPADNFVVPTVLKACAGLGLFRAGRAVHGYAWKAGIAECVYVMSSLVDFYGKCGQVEDARGVFDAMPERTVVSWNSMLMAYIHNSRIDEAVELFYEMRVEGVLPTRVSVVSLLSASAELEAVDEGRQGHAVAVSSGLEIDVILGSSMINFYCKVGLVEAAEAVFEQMEERDIVTWNLMIAGYFQDGQVDKAFDACRRMLETNLKFDCVTLASIIMACVKSCSMMVGTAAHGYAVRNDLDSDRAVACGLIDLYASTGRIEHARRVFNAMSQRDLVLWKVMISTYADRGMSSEALKLLDHMQLEGMSPTAACWDSVISAFLRNGQFEDALEVFKQMLLTRTRPNLRTWSLLISGLSKTGMHQEVTNLYCKMQEVESAPSPTVYSAVILAVKTAVSVHCGKAIHACVVKKGLLLSKSVIQSLLNMYSSFDDRGTMDSLLRLLAECSK
- the LOC117857609 gene encoding probable inactive receptor kinase At2g26730, which encodes MSGPRAPLAALASLLAVAALALRAAVAEPPPSERSALLAFLTATPHERRLGWNTSTPTCGWVGVTCDSSQSTVVELRLPGIGIVGAIPPGTLGRLTNLRVLSLRSNRVVGSIPDDLLQLPNLKALFLQQNRLSGAIPTGIARLGGLERLVLAHNDLSGPIPFALNNLTALRVLRLDGNNLTGSIPSISIPRLDVFNVSDNNLNGSIPKSLSRFPPEYFSGNLLLCGDPLPPCKSPFFPPAPAPGMSPDGGSPMPGSSKKRKLSGAAIAGIVVGAVVVGLLLLIVIVLCAVSRRRRDGAREGPKAATSAAAAAATAGRGQAPPASGEGGGMTSSSKEDLGGGASGSAAAVAAAAAGGAAGEQSRLVFVGKGAGYSFDLEDLLRASAEVLGKGSVGTSYKAVLEEGTTVVVKRLKDVAVARREFDAHMEALGRVEHRNVLPVRAYYFSKDEKLLVYDYLPNGSLSAMLHGSRGSGRTPLDWEARMRSALSAARGLAHLHTAHNLVHGNVKASNVLLRPDPDAAALSDFSLHQIFAPSSTRAGGYRAPEVVDSRRLTFKSDVYSLGVLLLELLTGKSPAHASLEGDGTLDLPRWVQSVVREEWTAEVFDVELVRLGASAEEEMVALLQVAMACVATVPDARPDAPDVVRMIEEIGGGHGGRTTTEESEGVRGTSEEERSRSGGTPPAAPTP